In one Komagataeibacter sp. FNDCR2 genomic region, the following are encoded:
- a CDS encoding glucose 1-dehydrogenase, giving the protein MTSSIPPQSQPHQPGVERLMDPPAEHIRADYRGSGKLKGRRALVTGGDSGIGRAAVLHFAREGADVAILYLEEDEDANETVRLAQAEGVRALAIRGDVSRSTVCDDAVSQTVKAFGGLDILVNNAGVQYVSEDLTDITDEVWQRHMDVNINGYFYMTRAALPHFGKDSTIINTSSINAFAGNQSLVAYTTTKAAEMGFTRALALQLAPKGIRVNAVAPGPVWTPLQPASWGPVDPQSVADMGKKTPLGRIGQPSELGPAYVYLAARDSSYVTGQTLHVNGGMIING; this is encoded by the coding sequence ATGACCTCTTCCATTCCACCCCAGAGCCAGCCGCATCAGCCCGGTGTGGAACGGCTGATGGACCCCCCGGCCGAACATATACGCGCCGACTACCGTGGCAGCGGCAAGCTGAAGGGCCGCAGGGCGCTTGTTACGGGTGGCGACAGTGGCATCGGGCGCGCCGCCGTGCTGCATTTTGCGCGCGAGGGCGCGGATGTGGCCATCCTTTATCTGGAAGAAGATGAAGACGCGAATGAAACGGTCCGTCTGGCCCAGGCCGAGGGGGTACGGGCCCTTGCCATACGGGGTGATGTCTCACGCAGCACCGTGTGCGATGACGCGGTCAGCCAGACGGTCAAGGCATTCGGCGGCCTTGATATTCTGGTCAATAATGCAGGCGTCCAGTACGTGAGCGAAGACCTGACCGATATTACCGATGAGGTCTGGCAGCGTCATATGGATGTAAACATCAACGGCTATTTTTACATGACGCGCGCCGCCCTGCCGCATTTTGGAAAAGACAGCACCATCATCAATACATCCTCGATCAATGCATTCGCGGGTAACCAGTCCCTTGTCGCCTATACCACGACCAAGGCGGCCGAAATGGGGTTTACCCGCGCCCTCGCCCTTCAGCTTGCGCCAAAGGGCATCCGTGTCAACGCGGTAGCACCCGGCCCGGTCTGGACCCCCCTGCAACCTGCCAGTTGGGGACCGGTCGACCCGCAGTCGGTGGCTGACATGGGCAAGAAAACGCCACTGGGGCGCATTGGCCAGCCCAGCGAGCTTGGGCCTGCCTATGTCTATCTGGCGGCACGGGACTCCTCCTACGTGACCGGGCAGACCCTGCATGTCAATGGCGGCATGATCATCAATGGCTGA
- a CDS encoding AGE family epimerase/isomerase, with protein sequence MAEPLPALMLPVSSWLRLAPHRRWLDMQGQRLLDFSKAARVRDGFAALDDDGMLQPGATADSTLTARMTHVYAVAAGRGLPGCGPLAAHGVASLLGPLADHAHGGWFPGPSHNGMPPENARKQAYLHSFVALAASSATVADVPGARDLLTRALTIWHQHFWSEEEGVFRESFASDWSDEEDYRGANANMHSVETCMAVADVTGDPVWRHRALRIVERFIHDLARNAGYHVPEHYSRDWVLLRDYHRDSPTDALHPYGMTPGHFVEWSHLLLKLEAALLRAQGHAPAWLLEDATALFQCGMKTGWARDGAPGLLYTIDWDGKPVVHNRPHWCQAEAMTAAAALLKRTGHQYYEHWYRTIWDYIDTFMIDRRRGGWIQELDRHNQPSAVVYEGKADLYHAWQATITPLLPLAPSFATAVSLLEG encoded by the coding sequence ATGGCTGAACCCTTGCCCGCGCTGATGCTGCCTGTTTCGTCATGGCTGCGTCTGGCGCCGCATCGCCGCTGGCTCGATATGCAGGGCCAGCGCCTGCTGGATTTTTCCAAGGCCGCCCGCGTGCGGGACGGTTTCGCCGCGCTGGATGATGACGGGATGCTCCAGCCCGGCGCCACCGCCGATAGTACGCTGACCGCGCGCATGACCCATGTCTATGCCGTGGCGGCGGGACGGGGGCTTCCCGGCTGCGGCCCCCTTGCGGCGCATGGCGTGGCCTCCCTGCTCGGCCCACTGGCGGACCACGCGCATGGCGGATGGTTTCCTGGCCCCTCCCACAACGGCATGCCACCTGAAAACGCCCGCAAACAGGCCTATCTCCACAGTTTCGTGGCCCTGGCCGCATCTTCCGCCACGGTGGCCGATGTGCCGGGGGCCCGCGACCTGCTGACCCGCGCGCTGACGATCTGGCATCAGCATTTCTGGAGCGAGGAGGAAGGCGTTTTCCGGGAAAGCTTCGCATCTGACTGGTCGGATGAAGAAGACTACCGTGGCGCCAACGCCAACATGCATTCGGTCGAGACCTGCATGGCGGTGGCCGATGTTACGGGCGATCCGGTATGGCGGCACAGGGCCCTGCGCATTGTGGAGCGCTTCATCCACGATCTGGCCCGTAATGCTGGCTACCACGTACCGGAGCATTACAGTCGAGACTGGGTGCTGCTCAGGGACTATCATCGTGACAGCCCTACCGACGCCCTGCACCCTTACGGCATGACTCCCGGCCATTTTGTGGAATGGTCACATCTTCTGCTCAAGCTGGAGGCCGCCCTTCTGCGCGCGCAGGGACATGCGCCCGCATGGTTGCTGGAAGATGCGACGGCCCTGTTCCAGTGCGGCATGAAAACCGGCTGGGCGCGTGATGGCGCGCCCGGCCTGCTTTATACGATCGACTGGGATGGAAAGCCGGTGGTCCATAACCGCCCCCACTGGTGCCAGGCGGAAGCCATGACCGCCGCCGCCGCGTTACTGAAGCGGACCGGCCACCAGTATTATGAGCACTGGTACCGCACCATATGGGATTATATCGACACCTTCATGATCGACCGCAGGCGCGGCGGGTGGATACAGGAGCTGGACCGGCATAACCAGCCTTCCGCCGTTGTTTACGAGGGCAAGGCGGACCTGTACCATGCCTGGCAGGCCACGATCACGCCCCTGCTCCCGCTGGCCCCCAGCTTCGCCACCGCCGTATCGTTGCTGGAGGGCTAG
- the eat gene encoding ethanolamine permease, translated as MSSSPTHLSKSLGAFHLWGIAVGLVISGEYFGWSYGWATAGTLGFLVATVFVALMYTAFIFSFTELTCSIPHAGGPFTYSARALGPLGGLVAGLATLVEFIFAPPAIALAIGAYLNVQFPTLSPQVAALGAYLIFMALNIVGVRIAATFELFITVAAIIELLVFMGVVAPAFSWGNFLHDGWGSAPHFGWEAMGGIFAAIPFAIWFFLAIEGVAMAAEEARDPRRAIPAAYIAGVLTLVTLAFGVMLFAGGVGDWHALANLNDPLPQAMKRVVGAHSDWLHMLVWLGLFGLVASLHGIIMGYARQMFALARAGFLPSVLGRIHPRFHTPYAATLAGGAIGIAAIFSDNVISINGQSLTATLVTMSVFGALTMYVFSMVSLFRLRRTEPDLARSYRAPLYPVLPAIALGGALIALTAVIYYNVEIFCIYLGLMAVLTTVFMARSRKVRAA; from the coding sequence ATGAGCAGTAGCCCAACCCATCTGAGCAAGTCACTGGGTGCGTTCCATCTGTGGGGTATTGCTGTCGGACTGGTCATATCCGGTGAATATTTTGGCTGGAGCTATGGCTGGGCGACTGCCGGTACCCTTGGTTTTCTGGTGGCCACCGTGTTCGTGGCCCTCATGTACACGGCGTTCATCTTCAGTTTTACGGAACTGACCTGCTCCATTCCGCATGCGGGGGGGCCGTTTACGTACAGCGCCCGCGCGCTGGGGCCCCTTGGCGGGCTTGTCGCGGGCCTTGCGACACTGGTGGAGTTCATCTTTGCGCCACCGGCCATCGCGCTGGCCATCGGGGCCTACCTGAATGTGCAGTTTCCCACCCTTTCGCCACAGGTCGCGGCCCTTGGGGCCTACCTGATCTTCATGGCGCTGAACATCGTGGGCGTGCGGATCGCGGCGACGTTCGAACTGTTCATTACCGTCGCGGCCATTATCGAACTGCTGGTCTTCATGGGGGTGGTGGCGCCCGCGTTCTCATGGGGGAATTTCCTGCATGATGGCTGGGGCAGCGCGCCGCATTTCGGCTGGGAAGCGATGGGGGGTATTTTCGCCGCCATTCCCTTCGCCATCTGGTTCTTCCTTGCCATTGAAGGGGTCGCCATGGCGGCGGAGGAAGCGCGTGACCCCAGGCGCGCCATTCCGGCGGCCTATATTGCCGGTGTGCTGACACTCGTGACGCTGGCCTTCGGTGTCATGCTGTTCGCTGGCGGGGTGGGGGACTGGCATGCGCTGGCCAACCTCAATGACCCGCTGCCCCAGGCCATGAAACGTGTGGTGGGCGCGCATAGCGACTGGTTGCACATGCTGGTCTGGCTTGGGCTGTTCGGGCTGGTTGCGTCGCTGCATGGCATCATCATGGGCTATGCCCGGCAGATGTTCGCGCTGGCGCGGGCCGGTTTCCTGCCTTCGGTGCTGGGGCGTATCCATCCGCGCTTCCATACGCCCTATGCCGCGACGCTGGCTGGCGGCGCCATCGGGATCGCGGCCATTTTTTCCGATAACGTGATTTCGATCAACGGCCAGTCACTGACCGCGACGCTGGTGACGATGTCGGTCTTCGGGGCGCTGACCATGTATGTGTTCAGCATGGTCAGCCTGTTCCGCCTGCGCCGCACGGAACCGGATCTGGCACGCAGTTATCGCGCGCCGCTATACCCGGTCCTGCCCGCGATCGCGCTGGGTGGCGCGCTGATCGCACTGACCGCCGTCATTTACTATAATGTCGAGATATTCTGCATCTATCTCGGCCTCATGGCGGTGCTGACGACCGTATTCATGGCGCGCTCGCGCAAGGTCCGCGCCGCCTGA
- a CDS encoding YidB family protein, whose protein sequence is MADRKESTMSGIFDDVMGKLGELAGATGLSQQVHAYLARFLTPDTINTLLAQAEQAGLGDKVRSWIGDGHNLPITTDELRTLLDNQQVQAMIDKTGLPAATILPVLAHLLPEAVNAQTPQGSVPPGTA, encoded by the coding sequence CTGGCAGACAGGAAAGAAAGCACCATGAGCGGTATCTTTGACGATGTAATGGGCAAGCTGGGCGAACTGGCCGGTGCGACGGGCCTGTCGCAGCAGGTGCATGCCTATCTGGCCCGATTCCTGACACCCGATACCATCAACACCCTGCTGGCGCAGGCGGAACAGGCCGGTCTGGGAGACAAGGTCCGCTCGTGGATTGGGGATGGCCATAACCTGCCCATCACCACCGATGAACTGCGTACGCTGCTCGATAACCAGCAGGTCCAGGCCATGATCGACAAAACCGGCCTGCCCGCTGCGACCATCCTGCCCGTACTCGCCCATCTGCTGCCCGAAGCCGTCAATGCCCAGACCCCGCAGGGCAGCGTACCGCCCGGAACGGCGTAA
- a CDS encoding N-formylglutamate amidohydrolase: MTDGVVPPFFIHVPSGGQAPVIVASPHSGRHYMPEFLNMSRLDALALRRSEDCYVDRLFEGVTEQGATLLHATFPRAYCDANREAWELDPTMFRDPLPHWCNTTSSKVRAGFGTIARIVSRDGPIYPRPLPFSEAETRIRTCWQPYHDALSRLVQENMERHGCCILLDAHSMPAPRRRQANLPDFVLGNAWGTACTPHLTALVERKLVAHGYTVARNVPFAGGFVTRHYGRPRRGVQALQLEISRALYMDQASLQPHGGFETLQAVLTDLVASIVQYGGMLEQQAAE, encoded by the coding sequence ATGACCGATGGTGTGGTTCCGCCTTTTTTCATCCATGTGCCCTCGGGGGGGCAGGCCCCGGTTATTGTGGCGTCACCGCATTCCGGGCGGCATTATATGCCCGAATTCCTGAACATGTCGCGTCTTGACGCGCTTGCGCTGCGGCGGAGCGAGGACTGTTACGTTGACAGGCTGTTTGAAGGGGTGACGGAGCAGGGGGCCACGCTGCTGCATGCGACATTTCCCCGCGCCTACTGCGATGCCAACCGTGAGGCGTGGGAGCTTGACCCCACCATGTTTCGTGATCCGCTGCCCCACTGGTGTAATACGACAAGCAGCAAGGTCCGGGCCGGGTTTGGCACCATTGCGCGGATCGTCTCACGCGATGGACCGATCTATCCGCGTCCGCTCCCTTTCAGCGAGGCTGAAACGCGTATCCGCACCTGCTGGCAACCTTATCATGATGCGCTGTCACGGCTGGTGCAGGAGAATATGGAGCGCCATGGCTGCTGCATCCTGCTCGATGCCCATTCCATGCCCGCCCCCCGCAGGCGACAGGCCAACCTGCCGGATTTCGTGCTGGGCAACGCATGGGGGACCGCCTGCACACCTCACCTGACCGCCCTGGTGGAGCGGAAGCTTGTCGCCCATGGCTATACCGTGGCCCGTAACGTGCCCTTTGCGGGGGGATTTGTAACCCGTCATTACGGCCGCCCCCGGCGGGGCGTGCAGGCTCTCCAGCTTGAAATCAGCCGGGCGCTGTACATGGATCAGGCCAGCCTGCAACCCCATGGGGGATTTGAGACGCTACAGGCGGTCCTGACCGACCTTGTCGCCAGCATCGTGCAGTATGGTGGCATGCTGGAGCAGCAGGCAGCGGAATAG
- a CDS encoding ethanolamine ammonia-lyase subunit EutB, whose amino-acid sequence MGFHATFCGETYSFPDLATLLAVASPPRSGDVLAGLGATSDVQRIAARHALADVPLETFLHTALVPYEDDEVTRLIIDSHDRAAFAPISHMTVGDFRDWLLSHAADGPALPALPALAAVAAGVTPEMAAAVSKIMRNQDLMAVSARIRVVTRFRNTIGLAGCLASRLQPNHPTDDLKGIAASTLDGLLYGMGDAVIGINPATDNVATGMALLDMLDHARRRYEIPTQTCVLTHVTNTIEMMNRGAAVDLVFQSIAGTQKANEGFGISLATLKEAHDAARGLHRGTIGNNVMYFETGQGAALSAGAHHGLDQQTVETRAYAVARAFEPLLVNTVVGFIGPEYLYDGKQITRAALEDHFCAKLLGVPMGCDACYTNHAEADQDDMDNLMVLLGVAGISFLIGVPGADDIMLNYQSLSFHDIMTLRRMLRLDPAPEFAAWLERMGLYDAKSGQMRELAPGQTRLGQLIA is encoded by the coding sequence ATGGGATTTCACGCCACGTTCTGCGGGGAGACATACAGCTTCCCCGACCTTGCGACCCTGCTGGCCGTCGCCTCCCCGCCACGGTCGGGAGATGTGCTGGCGGGGCTGGGGGCCACGTCGGATGTGCAGCGTATCGCCGCGCGGCATGCGCTGGCGGATGTGCCGCTTGAAACCTTCCTGCACACGGCGCTCGTGCCGTATGAGGATGATGAGGTCACGCGCCTGATCATCGACAGCCATGACCGGGCGGCCTTCGCCCCGATCTCGCACATGACCGTGGGCGATTTCCGTGACTGGCTGCTCTCGCACGCGGCGGACGGGCCGGCACTGCCGGCACTGCCGGCACTGGCGGCGGTGGCGGCGGGGGTAACGCCGGAAATGGCGGCTGCGGTCAGCAAGATCATGCGCAATCAGGATCTGATGGCGGTCTCGGCCAGAATTCGCGTGGTCACCCGTTTCCGTAACACGATCGGCCTTGCCGGGTGCCTTGCCTCGCGGCTGCAGCCCAATCATCCGACCGACGACCTCAAGGGCATAGCCGCCTCCACCCTTGATGGCCTGCTTTACGGGATGGGTGATGCCGTCATCGGGATCAATCCGGCCACGGACAATGTGGCGACCGGCATGGCGTTGCTGGACATGCTCGACCACGCGCGCCGCCGCTACGAAATTCCCACCCAGACCTGCGTGCTGACCCACGTGACCAACACGATCGAGATGATGAACCGGGGGGCGGCCGTGGATCTGGTGTTCCAGTCCATAGCCGGAACGCAGAAGGCGAATGAAGGCTTCGGCATCAGTCTCGCCACCTTGAAGGAGGCGCATGACGCCGCCCGCGGCCTGCATCGCGGCACCATCGGCAATAACGTGATGTATTTCGAAACCGGGCAGGGGGCGGCCCTGTCCGCTGGCGCGCATCACGGTCTGGACCAGCAGACAGTCGAAACCCGCGCCTATGCCGTGGCGCGTGCGTTCGAGCCGCTTCTGGTCAATACGGTGGTGGGGTTCATCGGGCCGGAATACCTGTATGACGGCAAGCAGATCACCCGCGCCGCGCTGGAAGATCATTTCTGCGCCAAGCTGCTTGGCGTCCCCATGGGGTGCGACGCCTGTTACACCAATCATGCCGAAGCCGATCAGGATGACATGGACAACCTCATGGTGCTGCTGGGGGTCGCCGGGATTTCGTTCCTGATCGGCGTGCCGGGCGCGGATGACATCATGCTCAATTACCAGAGCCTGTCGTTTCATGACATCATGACGCTGCGCCGCATGCTCCGGCTTGACCCCGCGCCCGAATTCGCCGCGTGGCTGGAACGGATGGGGCTGTATGACGCGAAATCGGGGCAGATGCGCGAACTCGCGCCGGGCCAGACCCGCCTTGGCCAGTTGATCGCCTGA
- the eutC gene encoding ethanolamine ammonia-lyase subunit EutC: MDTKKPISVPPDDAWSELRHLTRARIGIGRSGTAQRTRDVLAFQGAHALARDAVHTALDIAAMRAQLAPEDAIVVASRAPDRPTYLRRPDLGRRLDEGSRARLREGAWDVVFVAGDGLSAVAVQNGAVPLFHAMRERLSGWAVAPLVIATQARVALGDEIAVATGARMVVMMIGERPGLSVADSMGVYLTYAPHVGCPDSARNCLSNIHPHGLSIPQAADRLAWLMREARRLSLTGVGLKDAAPQEHIHHAGISSIEKGSR, from the coding sequence ATGGACACGAAAAAACCCATTTCCGTGCCGCCGGATGATGCATGGAGCGAACTGCGCCACCTCACGCGCGCGCGTATCGGCATCGGGCGGAGTGGCACCGCGCAGCGCACGCGCGATGTGCTGGCCTTCCAGGGCGCGCACGCCCTTGCGCGGGACGCCGTCCATACTGCGCTGGATATTGCCGCCATGCGTGCGCAACTGGCCCCTGAAGATGCGATTGTCGTGGCCAGCCGGGCGCCTGACCGGCCCACCTATCTCCGCCGCCCCGATCTGGGCCGCAGGCTGGATGAAGGCAGCCGTGCCCGCCTGCGTGAAGGCGCATGGGACGTGGTGTTCGTGGCGGGCGATGGCCTTTCGGCCGTGGCGGTGCAGAATGGCGCGGTCCCCCTGTTCCATGCGATGCGCGAGCGTCTTTCCGGTTGGGCGGTCGCGCCGCTGGTCATCGCCACCCAGGCCCGCGTGGCGCTGGGTGATGAAATCGCGGTTGCAACCGGCGCGCGCATGGTCGTCATGATGATTGGCGAGCGCCCGGGCCTGAGTGTTGCCGACAGCATGGGGGTTTACCTGACCTATGCCCCCCATGTCGGTTGCCCGGATTCAGCGCGTAACTGCCTGTCCAACATCCACCCCCATGGGCTGTCGATACCGCAGGCGGCGGACAGGCTGGCATGGCTGATGCGCGAGGCGCGCCGCCTGTCACTGACCGGGGTCGGCCTGAAGGATGCGGCCCCGCAGGAACACATCCACCATGCAGGCATCTCCTCCATCGAAAAAGGATCACGGTAA
- a CDS encoding outer membrane beta-barrel protein — protein sequence MAETNHAPVNARSFSGLFGLCMLAFPAGGTALAQTPDIPTEVERPLEATEPVEEATPAPVTGNIFHPRPGHARTYWDGLEGHVQIEAGISGNPWTRSGRNFGQFYTDRANTVTMNQIMGSLSHAVTDVGHGYGLGFVIEAMYGSDARFDPTAGMGSGSLTGLYQWVPTQVHLDAHLPWIYRRGIDVQIGQMYGLLGSEGTPATARPFYTFNYASDYIVPFETVGIVATMHLTRTMDWILGVDAGNSTTFGAYGNNNKPKGYFGFSWNNLMHGKLNLHAIGHFGPQGNNGRSISGGGWTSVGLGRSANHLMQYNGDIMATYHVNDRITLTVDGTYLHDDALRDDAYGISSYVAWDIRPWLTFNARGEIFRDNTGGVITEYASFTSFTKSITNQPFPYYAAPPTTYGALTLGVSYRPEFINRRMSLGKLTIRPEIRLDKSLNGTRPFNQSGTTANPIVNNGTNNMLWFSCDAIWSF from the coding sequence ATGGCTGAAACAAACCATGCGCCTGTAAACGCGCGTTCATTTTCCGGGCTTTTTGGCCTGTGCATGCTGGCCTTTCCCGCCGGGGGGACGGCCCTGGCCCAGACCCCGGATATTCCGACGGAAGTGGAACGCCCCCTGGAAGCGACCGAACCGGTGGAGGAAGCAACCCCCGCCCCCGTAACGGGCAATATCTTCCACCCCCGTCCAGGCCACGCCCGCACCTACTGGGACGGGCTGGAAGGCCATGTGCAGATCGAGGCCGGCATTTCGGGCAACCCCTGGACCCGCTCGGGCCGCAACTTCGGCCAGTTCTATACCGACCGCGCCAATACGGTCACGATGAACCAGATCATGGGTTCGCTCTCGCATGCCGTCACCGATGTCGGGCATGGCTACGGCCTGGGTTTCGTGATCGAGGCGATGTACGGTTCGGACGCACGTTTCGACCCGACGGCAGGGATGGGGTCGGGATCGCTGACCGGGCTGTACCAGTGGGTGCCGACACAGGTCCATCTGGATGCCCACCTGCCATGGATCTACCGGCGCGGGATCGATGTGCAGATCGGGCAGATGTACGGCCTGCTGGGATCGGAAGGCACGCCCGCGACGGCGCGGCCCTTCTATACCTTCAACTATGCTTCCGACTATATCGTCCCGTTCGAGACGGTCGGTATTGTCGCGACCATGCACCTGACGCGGACCATGGACTGGATACTGGGCGTGGACGCCGGTAATTCCACCACGTTCGGCGCGTATGGGAACAATAACAAGCCCAAGGGCTATTTCGGGTTTTCATGGAACAACCTGATGCATGGCAAGCTGAACCTGCATGCCATCGGCCATTTCGGCCCGCAGGGCAATAATGGCCGCTCCATCAGTGGCGGCGGCTGGACCAGCGTGGGTCTTGGCCGCAGCGCCAACCACCTGATGCAGTATAACGGTGACATCATGGCCACGTACCATGTCAATGACCGGATCACGCTGACGGTGGACGGCACCTACCTGCATGATGACGCCCTGCGCGACGATGCCTATGGCATCAGCAGTTATGTGGCGTGGGACATCCGCCCGTGGCTGACATTCAATGCGCGTGGCGAAATCTTCCGTGACAATACCGGCGGCGTCATTACGGAATATGCGAGCTTCACCTCTTTCACCAAATCCATCACCAACCAGCCCTTTCCGTACTATGCGGCCCCGCCCACAACCTATGGCGCGCTGACGCTGGGCGTGTCCTACCGGCCGGAGTTCATCAACCGCCGGATGTCGCTGGGCAAGCTGACCATCCGCCCCGAAATCCGTCTGGACAAGTCCCTCAACGGCACGCGACCCTTCAACCAGTCCGGCACGACGGCCAATCCCATTGTAAACAATGGCACGAACAACATGCTCTGGTTCAGTTGTGACGCCATCTGGTCGTTCTGA
- a CDS encoding NUDIX domain-containing protein has translation MDVMDNISFAPGIDAELRARVLAAPHFRRWYEGMRARFTLRHVLVRDAVTFGTRMGFIMVEADALNGGQPVPGLALLRGDSVSVLLVLRCPGYPDRTILTREARVPIARPDLLALPAGMLDGGRFVSTALRELSEEVGADLQVCERDLTELTHVWLSPGGCDEAIGLYYAELDIDESLARSLAGRQTGLASEHEHIRLRVIDLADVPGIGMTDAKTLLSWHMYQARRASSAFFVDTSA, from the coding sequence ATGGACGTTATGGACAATATTTCCTTTGCCCCCGGCATCGACGCGGAACTACGCGCGCGCGTGCTGGCGGCCCCCCATTTCCGCCGCTGGTATGAGGGCATGCGCGCACGTTTCACCCTGCGCCATGTGCTGGTGCGGGACGCCGTGACCTTCGGCACGCGGATGGGCTTCATCATGGTCGAAGCCGACGCCCTGAATGGCGGACAGCCCGTACCAGGGCTTGCCCTGCTGCGTGGGGATTCCGTATCGGTGCTGCTGGTTCTCAGGTGCCCCGGGTACCCGGACCGCACCATTCTGACCCGCGAAGCCCGCGTGCCCATAGCCCGGCCCGACCTGCTGGCACTACCGGCGGGCATGCTGGATGGCGGGCGGTTCGTCAGCACCGCGCTGCGTGAACTTTCGGAGGAAGTCGGGGCCGACCTTCAGGTCTGTGAGCGCGACCTGACGGAACTGACGCATGTCTGGCTCTCGCCCGGTGGATGTGACGAAGCCATCGGCCTGTATTACGCCGAACTGGACATTGACGAATCCCTGGCCCGCAGCCTTGCGGGGCGCCAGACCGGACTAGCCAGCGAACATGAACATATCCGCCTGCGTGTCATCGACCTTGCGGATGTGCCGGGCATTGGCATGACGGACGCGAAAACCCTGCTTTCGTGGCATATGTATCAGGCGCGGCGTGCATCCTCCGCTTTTTTTGTTGACACATCCGCGTGA
- a CDS encoding MgtC/SapB family protein yields MIAGTWHQLADLLAAFVLSAMIGLEREFRQKSAGMRTHALVGLAAALIMLVSKYGFGDVLVAGKVILDPSRIAAQVVSGIGFIGGGVIFMRRDAVRGLTTAASVWLTAAVGMACGAGLIELALAATAAHFIIMFVFPCFTRLLPQERPLQTRLDVSYTDGMGILRHILVACTRLRFAVDQVHIAQGGDSHAPIVTLTMQVKGKRPVSHLIAALTTIEGVQSVGTTGDEGLD; encoded by the coding sequence ATGATCGCTGGAACCTGGCACCAACTGGCTGACCTGCTTGCTGCTTTCGTGCTGTCGGCCATGATCGGGCTTGAACGGGAGTTCCGCCAGAAAAGCGCGGGTATGCGCACCCATGCGCTGGTTGGGCTGGCTGCCGCCCTGATCATGCTCGTATCAAAATATGGTTTTGGTGATGTTCTGGTGGCCGGAAAGGTGATTCTCGACCCCTCCCGTATTGCGGCGCAGGTGGTGTCGGGCATCGGGTTTATTGGCGGTGGCGTCATTTTCATGCGGCGCGACGCCGTGCGGGGCCTGACAACGGCGGCGTCCGTCTGGCTGACCGCGGCTGTGGGCATGGCCTGCGGCGCGGGACTGATTGAACTCGCCCTTGCCGCGACCGCCGCCCATTTCATCATCATGTTCGTCTTTCCCTGTTTTACCCGCCTGCTGCCGCAGGAGCGTCCGTTACAGACACGACTGGATGTTTCCTATACCGATGGCATGGGAATCCTCCGCCATATTCTTGTGGCCTGCACCCGGCTGCGTTTTGCGGTCGATCAGGTGCATATCGCGCAGGGCGGGGACTCTCATGCTCCCATCGTGACGCTGACAATGCAGGTGAAGGGAAAGCGCCCGGTGTCCCACCTGATCGCGGCCCTGACAACGATCGAGGGTGTGCAGAGCGTCGGAACGACCGGGGACGAAGGGCTGGATTAA